One genomic region from Syngnathus typhle isolate RoL2023-S1 ecotype Sweden linkage group LG17, RoL_Styp_1.0, whole genome shotgun sequence encodes:
- the LOC133169974 gene encoding adhesion G protein-coupled receptor E2-like, translating into MEGRWKLLLLALCLSSILALSESSCPQGFYLVKGECNDVNECEVDEDYPDHTKPCGDHAHCYNTIGSVYCTCDDGYQTDIKTTNFTIPSSLTCRDINECLENEDICGSRPCINTVPMYRCGCNQGFVANVNSGCDDVNECLEENFCGPNATCINTVGSYNCVCKAGFATKSGNVPQEPCEAVCSVDETNHCGNGTCHIGASGPYCTCHTGFTNYKNKAARCTELDCDAFKDAENLEANVPIEQNLMMQLKKSCVDLAKGAESEDLDDQNLLLKLLEIIDHLLSTGALNNTRKVSIFLDLVESALRLMGPLVKDSRINKSSPYTELELLSLKGPEAPRGVQILRTKQVKLHIHLETVSGDASQYPGFASVSLLSYANLETFTDAFYSGTNPEANERFIINSKVATVSVTNTNTSHLEKPVMLTLSHLTQVTGSRHVCVFWNTSQGSWSTDGCIAVKSNSELTVCSCNHLSTFAVLMALYDVEATFELQVVTWVGLSLSLICLLICILTFSLIRSIQSPRTTIHLHLCISLFVAAFIFLVGISRTENQTTCAVIAGFLHFFFLAAFCWMCLEGVQLFRMVIFVFNTNFPTLYMMLGGYGVPAVIVAISAMVNHKGYGTQRYCWLNVDFIWSFLGPACVIIAINIFFFLITVWKLAQKCSSLNPDLNTLQKIKAFTITAVAQLCVLGTTWIFGCFQFEESTMVMSYLFTIFASLQGLMLFVMHCLFSKQVRDEYGNLLSRFSGPPKKSYSEFSSFPSKQHASNSSQNTGESHI; encoded by the exons ATGGAAGGGCGGTGGAAACTTCTGCTTCTGG CTTTGTGTCTGTCGTCCATCTTGGCGCTGTCAGAGTCCTCGTGCCCCCAGGGATTTTATTTGGTGAAAGGTGAATGCAATG ATGTAAACGAGTGTGAGGTGGATGAGGACTACCCTGACCACACGAAACCATGCGGAGACCACGCGCACTGTTACAACACCATTGGCAGCGTCTACTGCACGTGCGATGATGGTTATCAAACCGATATAAAGACAACAAATTTTACCATTCCGTCAAGTTTAACATGTCGCG atATAAATGAATGTTTGGAAAACGAAGACATTTGTGGATCGCGACCTTGTATCAACACCGTCCCAATGTACCGTTGTGGTTGTAATCAGGGATTCGTCGCCAATGTTAATTCTGGCTGCGACG ATGTGAATGAGTGTCTCGAGGAAAATTTCTGCGGGCCTAATGCGACGTGCATCAACACGGTTGGCAGTTATAACTGTGTCTGCAAAGCGGGCTTTGCAACCAAGTCTGGCAATGTACCTCAGGAGCCATGTGAAG CCGTATGTTCAGTTGATGAGACGAACCACTGCGGAAATGGAACGTGCCACATTGGAGCCAGCGGCCCTTACTGCACGTGCCACACCGGCTTCACCAATTATAAAAATAAAGCCGCTCGTTGCACAG AGTTAGACTGCGATGCATTCAAAGACGCAGAGAACCTTGAAGCG AATGTCCCCATTGAACAGAATCTGATGATGCAGCTGAAAAAAAGTTGTGTGGATCTGGCCAAGGGGGCGGAGTCAGAAGACTTAGATGACCAGAACCTACTTTTG aAACTTTTGGAGATCATTGACCACCTCTTGTCCACTGGGGCTCTGAATAACACCAGGAAGGTGTCCATCTTTCTGGACCTAGTAGAGAGCGCATTGAGACTGATGGGACCTCTTGTTAAAGACTccagaataaataaatcatcccCCTATACAg AACTGGAGCTGCTTTCTCTCAAAGGACCCGAGGCACCTCGGGGAGTCCAGATATTACGAACTAAGCAAGTCAAGTTGCATATCCACTTGGAAACCGTTTCTGGAGATGCTTCCCAATACCCAG GCTTCGCAAGTGTCTCCTTGCTCAGTTATGCAAACCTGGAAACTTTCACCGACGCCTTCTACAGTGGGACGAATCCAGAAGCAAACGAAAGATTCATCATCAACTCCAAAGTGGCGACTGTCTCCGTCACAAACACCAACACCAGCCACCTGGAAAAGCCAGTTATGCTAACTCTTAGCCACCTGACACAG GTGACTGGGTCTCGGCACGTGTGCGTGTTTTGGAACACCTCCCAGGGGAGCTGGTCTACCGACGGGTGCATAGCAGTGAAGTCCAACTCTGAATTGACCGTGTGCTCCTGCAACCACTTGAGCACATTTGCCGTGCTCATGGCCCTCTACGACGTTGAG GCAACGTTCGAGTTGCAGGTGGTGACCTGGGTGGGATTGTCCCTGTCACTAATTTGCCTCCTCATCTGCATCCTGACCTTCTCGCTCATCCGGTCCATCCAAAGCCCCCGGACCACCATCCACTTACACCTGTGCATCAGCCTCTTTGTCGCCGCCTTCATCTTTCTCGTGGGGATTTCTCGTACAGAGAACCAG ACTACCTGTGCAGTGATTGCAGGCTTTCTgcatttcttcttcttggctGCATTCTGCTGGATGTGTCTGGAAGGCGTGCAGCTATTCCGGATGGTCATCTTTGTGTTCAACACCAACTTTCCAACCCTCTATATGATGTTGGGGGGCTACGGTGTCCCGGCTGTGATTGTCGCCATCTCCGCTATGGTCAACCACAAAGGATACGGCACCCAAAGATA TTGTTGGTTAAATGTGGATTTCATCTGGAGTTTTTTGGGCCCGGCTTGTGTCATCATTGCT ATCAACATATTCTTCTTTCTCATCACGGTGTGGAAGTTGGCGCAGAAATGTTCAAGCCTGAACCCTGACCTGAACAccttacagaaaataaa AGCTTTTACCATCACTGCAGTGGCCCAGCTGTGCGTGCTTGGCACCACGTGGATTTTTGGTTGCTTCCAATTTGAGGAGAGCACCATGGTCATGTCTTACCTGTTCACCATCTTCGCCAGCCTGCAGGGCCTTATGCTGTTTGTGATGCATTGTCTGTTCTCCAAGCAG GTGAGGGATGAGTATGGAAACCTCCTGTCCAGATTCAGTGGACCGCCGAAGAAAAGCTACTCTGAATTCAGCTCATTTCCCAGCAAACAGCAC GCCTCCAATAGCAGCCAGAACACAGGAGAATCGCACATCTGA
- the slc27a1a gene encoding long-chain fatty acid transport protein 1a, translated as MHNAASVSASLGSIGLLRLFGLSWTWSLLAGLVVYLGTSRWKYFYVAARTAKRDLTGLSVLLRVKVALWRYMRDGSNVLTMFAETVKRNPNKIALIYEATGESWTFTQLDQLSNSVAHWARSQGWVTGDIVALFMESRPLQVALWLGLAKVGVEAALINFNLRKDSLLHCIGVSRSRAIVFGTELADAISEISTSLSQSMVRFCTGDLSTHHEAYLGATHLDPILASTPRHSPLPCVKHKGMNDCLFYIYTSGTTGLPKAAIVVHSRYYRIVAFGYYAFRMRQDDIIYDCLPLYHSAGNIMGVGQCLLNGLTVVVKKKFSASRFWDDCIKYNCTVVQYIGEICRYLLSQPVRPSEKAHKVRLAVGNGLRPSVWEAFTERFGVTQIGEFYGATECNCSIANLDGKVGACGFNSRILPNIYPIRLVKVDENTMELVRDSRGLCVPCQPGEPGLLVGRINQKDPLRRFDGYVNHEATSKKIAQNVFKKNDSAYLSGDVLVMDELGYMYFRDRSGDTFRWRGENVSTIEVEGILSNILDQIDVAVYGVMVPGAEGKAGMAAIADANGTFDLGAFLQKVQTSLPPYARPVFLRLSPSVDTTGTFKIQKTRLQREGYDPRLTSDRLYFLNVKAGRYVPVDDKLFIAITEARVHL; from the exons ATGCACAATGCAGCGAGTGTGTCAGCCTCTCTGGGCTCCATTGGGCTGCTGCGTCTTTTCGGACTGTCCTGGACCTGGAGTCTGCTGGCGGGACTCGTGGTGTACCTGGGCACCAGTCGCTGGAAGTATTTCTATGTGGCAGCACGGACCGCCAAAAGAGATCTCAC AGGTCTGTCCGTACTACTAAGAGTCAAGGTGGCTCTGTGGCGCTACATGCGTGACGGAAGCAACGTCCTCACCATGTTCGCCGAGACGGTGAAACGCAACCCTAACAAGATCGCCCTCATCTACGAGGCCACGGGGGAATCGTGGACCTTCACTCAGCTGGACCAACTGTCCAACTCGGTGGCTCACTGGGCCAGAAGTCAGGGCTGGGTCACCGGAGACATAGTGGCTCTCTTTATGGAGAGTCGACCGTTGCAGGTGGCCCTCTGGTTGGGCTTGGCCAAAGTCGGCGTGGAAGCTGCTCTCATCAACTTCAACCTTCGCAAGGACTCACTCCTGCACTGCATTGGGGTGTCTCGATCTCGGGCTATTGTGTTTGGAACCGAGCTTGctgatg CCATCTCAGAGATCAGCACCTCCCTCAGTCAATCCATGGTGAGGTTTTGTACCGGAGACCTCAGCACTCATCACGAGGCCTATCTGGGGGCAACGCACTTGGATCCAATTTTAGCGTCTACTCCGAGGCACTCCCCTTTGCCTTGTGTTAAGCATAAAGGCATGAATG ACTGTTTATTTTACATCTACACCTCTGGCACCACAGGACTACCCAAGGCTGCTATTGTCGTGCACAGTCG GTACTACAGAATTGTTGCTTTCGGCTACTACGCTTTTCGTATGCGCCAGGATGACATCATCTATGACTGTCTTCCGCTCTATCATTCTGCAG GTAACATCATGGGCGTCGGCCAGTGTCTGCTCAATGGCCTCACTGTCGTCGTCAAGAAGAAATTCTCCGCGAGTCGCTTCTGGGATGATTGCATTAAGTACAACTGCACC GTGGTTCAGTACATCGGTGAAATTTGCCGCTACCTCCTGTCTCAGCCGGTGCGTCCGTCAGAAAAGGCCCACAAGGTTCGCTTGGCGGTTGGAAACGGTCTTCGTCCAAGCGTGTGGGAAGCCTTCACCGAGCGTTTCGGCGTGACGCAGATCGGCGAGTTCTACGGAGCGACCGAATGCAACTGCAGTATCGCCAACTTGGACGGCAAG GTGGGTGCCTGTGGATTCAACAGTCGCATTCTGCCCAACATTTACCCCATCCGTCTGGTCAAAGTGGACGAGAACACCATGGAGCTAGTCCGGGATAGCCGGGGTCTTTGCGTGCCCTGTCAACCTG GTGAGCCGGGGCTCCTGGTTGGCCGCATCAATCAAAAGGATCCTCTGAGGCGCTTTGACGGCTACGTGAACCACGAAGCCACTAGCAAGAAAATAGCCCAAAATGTTTTCAAGAAGAATGACTCAGCCTACTTGTCAG GCGACGTCTTGGTGATGGATGAGTTAGGCTACATGTATTTCCGCGACCGCAGCGGCGACACGTTTCGCTGGCGGGGAGAGAACGTGTCCACCATTGAAGTCGAGGGCATCCTGAGCAACATCTTGGATCAGATCGATGTGGCCGTTTACGGTGTGATGGTGCCAG GTGCCGAAGGGAAAGCGGGCATGGCCGCCATTGCAGACGCCAACGGCACGTTCGACCTCGGCGCCTTCCTGCAGAAGGTCCAGACGTCTCTCCCGCCGTACGCTCGGCCGGTGTTCCTACGACTCTCGCCGAGCGTCGACACCACGG GTACCTTCAAAATCCAAAAAACAAGGCTTCAGAGGGAAGGCTACGACCCACGACTCACAAGCGACCGGCTCTACTTCTTAAACGTGAAAGCCGGCCGCTACGTTCCTGTAGACGACAAGCTCTTTATTGCCATAACGGAGGCCCGAGTGCATTTATGA